The region TACGACCCATGACAACTCTGGCCCACCACAAGAACAGCCAATTTCGGGAGAGGTGCCAACCCTGGTAGAACGCCAACTTACTGCAACTTGTAAATAAAAGTTGCTCAGCTTAATCCGCAGCCATGGAGCTCCAGAGATCCTCTTCGATAAGCATGACTTTCAACCAGTAAACGGCCCTGCGCTTCCTGCACTTACCCCATTCTCAAGTCACGTCCCTTCCTTGCAGAAATACTGCGTTTGTTTCGCGTTCCGATAGTCAGACGTTGCTTCTGGGAGCTTTCGAGGATTGCATGGAATTCATTGACCTGAACCATGAGCTATTCCAACCGCCAGCGGTGAGGTCCTCCAACagtggcggtggcggcggcggcttaATACAGAGCTTCGTGGCCACCGGATGGCCCCACCTGATGACGCATGTGATCCAAACACCCGGCGGATCCCAATTGAACAACAACATCTATGCCGTCCCGGCTGATATTGCTAGTTATTGCGACGCCAATAACAAGAACATTCCAAAGGGGTAAGCAATTTCAAAACAACGCGCTCGCCCCGATAACTATCGGCCGGCACGCTTGTTCGCGTTGCGTGGCGAATGGTCAGATCCGCAGAGTCagtggtcaaacatttttgttggTAGTTTTAAGTAATTTATAGTATTTAGCCCCCTTTTCCTGCCCGATCGGTTGATCAGAGAAACCTGCGCGTGATGTATATATCCCAGCCCATGTCGTGGCACAAGATCAGGTACAGTCGGGAAAAAGACTGCTGCGATGCTCGCAGACCATGCATGAAGCAACACGCTTGTACTTGCATCATTTTGTTTTGGCTCACCAGGCCAATGTGGAGCTCAACTAATTTTCAGTGAATTTAACACTGCAGCACGGATTCCGAGGATGATATTCAAGTGGCCAACGAGGCCTCTTTGGGATCGGCCGATTCCGCTGTGGAGGATGCTTCGGCAGATATTGAACCGGCAGTGGCGGTAACAGGATCGGAATTGTGGGTACCAAACCGCACGTGGTTTTTACTCTCACTCACTGCTCTTACTCTTGTTATCCTTTCAGGGCCACTGAACCTATGGCCTTTCTTCAGGGACTAAACGTGAGTGTCTCATTCTATGCCAACCGTAAATAACTAACTCTTACATCTGTATTCCCCAACAGTCGGAGAACCTGATGCAGTTCAGCCAGGTGggtaaaattctttatttagaGCATCTTAAAGCGCTGGGAGAGATCGGCCTGCACCAGGATCAGCAGGAACATGGCCACCGCCGAGAAAACATTGCTGATCAGCCGCATGTCCAGTTCGTATAGGCCCAAAGGTTTGATCTGGAACTTGGTCACCGTGACCAGCAGGGTGAAGCTATGGACTGCCTGGCGGTAGCGGCGGTCCGCATGACTGAGATTCATCTGCTGGAGAATGACCGCCGATCTCCTGGTGGCCACCAACAGGTGGTTGCACAAGTGCGACAGCAGCGTGACCTCCGCCAGCGAGATGAGCAGGAAAACCAGGTTGATCAGCGATCCCAGTCCGTCGTACGGTTTGCCTAAGATAAAAGTGTCCGCTATGGCATAGTACAGACTGTAGAAGCCCACTGTAATGCCGAGCAGGTGGCAGATGAGCGACAGGATCATAGACAAGGACATTGGAGTCAGATACTTTCCGGAGTGCACATAGATCAGCTTGTACCGGTGCGCAAGCTTGTCCAGTTCATCCGCCAAGGAGCAAAATCGCTGCATTCTGTAGTATTTAGTAAACATCTTCAGCTGATCCTCCCTCTGCAGCAGATTCACCTCCTGCAACTGCGATTCCAAGCGGACGTTCAAGGCATTGAGCATCTCCTTCACTATGACCATTGCTCCAAAGTAGCAGTTGTTAAGTAAATTTGAAATAACCAGAGGAAACAGCCTGTACACCGTCCAAATCAAACTCATTTCCGGGTGCTGTCGCCTCTGCTGCAGTATGAAGGCCACCTCTAGGGTCAGTGGAAAGACGATCGTCTTTACCAAGGCCAAGGTTATGGACTTGTACAGCGACCTGCTGTCCAGGCGAAGTGATTTTAGGGTGTCGAAAAAGGGAACTCGGCTCATCATCTTGGCCACATGGTCACTTATTATCATCTGCGTCACATAGTTGATAACTGCCACCGTGATGTTCATGTAGCTGTACAGAGTGATGGCGTCCTTCAGGTTGATCTGTCCCTGGAGGTAGTCCTTGTAGATTTGCCTCCCGTAAACCAAGCTGAATGCAGTGGTCCATAGCAGGGCATAGGCCAGATATGCCTTAGAAAAGCGGAATCTTTCACGGCTGCCAGAGCGATAGCGATTGGCCAGGAGTCCAGAGGCGGTCATAAAGACTATCAACGTGACGGTCAGAAATTTCACCATACGCCGGTGAGCGTAGTCGCTGCCCAAGTTCATTTTTCTCGAACAATTAGTACGGACTGCGGCTGCATTTTCAATAGAGCCCCCGATAAAAACTGCTTAATTGTTTTTCAACCATCCAACCGATGCCATCTAAAGGACCTGTCAAGTGGGCCGACACTATCTGGACACATCGCGCAAGGCTTGTATTTCGGGGCCGTCTAAAAACCAACTGAGCATGCGTTGCGTTGGCCGTTAAAAAGAGCAGAAAAAGCGAGCGGCAAGCGACATTCCCCGAATGACTCAGCCGCTGCCTGCAATTTCATAAGAGCACCATGACGTCAAAACCTCACGGGCTTCACTTTTAGTAAGAGAATGGAACAGAACACTCTTATCTAGCCGATTGGCAAGGAACACTCCTACTTGTCGTCACTAGTCAGCGAAATTTGCAAGCACTTGTGAAACATCAGAACAAAACAAATCAGCAGTGCATTTGCTATTCCAACAGGCAACGACATGAAGCTCTATCAGCTCTATGAGCGCAAAGTGAAAACTCTTGATTGGTTCCGTTTTAgtgtttaattataataatgctaccttttaatttttccagcAATCCGTGCTGCGCGAGATGATGCTGCAAGACATCCAGAGCCATGTCAACACGCTGCCCAAACTGGAGAACCACAACGTCGGGGGCTATAACTTCAGCATGGTTCTGGATGAGCCGCCCAAATCGCACTGGATGTTTTCGGTGAAGCTGAACAAGCTCTACATCCGGATGAACAAGACCTTCAACGTAGACGTTCAGTTCAAGGCGAAGATGCCCATCCAGCCACTCAATCTGCGTGTCTTCCTCTGCTTCACCAAGGATGTTAGTGGTCCAGTGTTGCGCTGCCAGAATCACCTGAGCGTGGAGCCATGTAAGTGGATGGAAGGGTGCAGATCTCTTAGCAATTTTTAACTTGTGTTTCTACAAACCCTCAGTGACCGCCCAAAACGTGAAGATGCGCGAGAGCTTGCTGCGCAGCGAGAATCCCAACAGCGTGTACTGCGGAACGGCCCAGGGCAAGGGCATTTCTGAACGTTATTCCGTGCTGATCCCGCTGAACATGTGTCGATCTGGCAATCGGAGCGCGGGCCATGTGCGCCAGACGCTGGCCTTTAAGTTCGTCTGCCAGAACTCGTGCATTGGCCGAAAGGAAACCAGCTTGGTCTTTTGTCTGGAGAACGCAGGGTGAGATTGCAACTCCAGAAAGCTGTACGAAGCAAACGTATTACATTCTGTAACTTGTCTCCCGTGCTCCCTTTTGCAGTGGCGACATCGTGGGTCAGCAGGTTATGGATGTCAAGGTTTGCACGTGCCCGAAACGTGATCGCAACCAAGACGAACGCCAACTGAATGGCAAGAAACGCAAGTCCATCGCGGACGTCACCGATGATGACGAGCAGGATATTAAGCCCTCAAAGATGCGTCGTCGCACGGTGTCGtacaaaaaagatataaaGATGGAGGAGACGGAGAGCAACGACAGCCACGACAGAGACACCAGTGAGTCCATCACCGATTGGAACGTTTCAACCACCAAGGACGGGGAATACCGCTTGGCCATCACCTGCCCTAAAAAGGAGTGGCTGCTGCAGGCCATTGAGGGTATGATCAAGGAGGCGGCGACTGGAGTGCTTCGAAATCCCAACCAAGAGAATCTGCGTCGCCATGCCAACAAACTGATGGCCCTCAAGAGTAAGCAAGCGAATTATTAAGCTGTAAAATACTCCCTTACTTACCCACTTTCCTTACAGAATGTGCCAGTGAGCTGCCTTGACTTTGGAGGTGGTCAACATTTTTACTACTTTATACAGTGAACCGCCAGAAGCCTTTGAAATGTGTTACAGTTCCGAGGTATAGGTGTAAATCTCTTAAGTTTGTATTAATCTTTGTTTGTTAGGCGTCTAACAGTGATATTCCTATGCGGTCTTGGCATGCACAaagccaaaaaagaaaagttttttatatttttgataatactATACTGCTGTTAATTTCAGTTATAAGAAACTAAAAGAAAGTAATTTATATGTAACACAAGGAATGAAATCCCCACACTCTGTACAAATAAGCCAAAAGTGAACTGATTAAAGAGCTGTCATGTTTTGCAAGCGAATCCTGATCCTCGTCGCGTGGAGTGCGCCAATGGTCAGACCCTACTGTACTCCTACCTCGGAGCGCATGCTATGTGACATGTGGGGCTTGCGGACGGTCAATGCTCTCGGGATCCGTCTCAGCTAGTCTGCTAATATGTCAAAATCGCCGGGCtgcatttacatattttatttttactcgTATCTGCACGTCTTTGGTTTTAGTTCTATGCTTAAAAAAACAACCTCAAGCAGGGCGCATGCGTTCGCCAGCGTTGCACATGTGCGAGGATGCAAAAAGAGTGCCTggcaaaagatacaaaaaacacCAGATGTTGACACTGTGCCGCAGCTGCAGGCGACTTTAGCTTTTGCCACATGCGGCAGCTGAGTGTTTACTCTAGCACACCGATCGCTGTTCATTGACCTAGGGCATGGCACTAAGTTCGCATTAGCTGTAACGGAATGGGATCCACCGTGGCCGTCCATGGAGCAACCCCAGGCGGATGTGCTGGCCTCCATTTGGGGCCTTTCCTTTTTCGCTGGCTGCCACTTCCACGTCGTAGGCCAGCTACCAGTTTGGCACCCCGAAAATAGGTCGACCCAAGCGCTCAACCATCCAGCCGGTCTGACTCACTCAGTTCTCGTTCGGCGAGAGTCAAGAAAAGCGGTTTGGATTCGAACTGAGTTCAATTGGAAAGAGAGTCCGCCATGCACAGGGAAAAGCTCAAGACGTGATAGGGATACCTACAGTTTGCACAAATGGGGATACCTTTTTATGAAATTGCCCATATAAGGCATCTCACTGAaactaaaaaagtttttttgaatgctaaaaaataatacaacacaaaatgacaatatttataaaaattcgcAAATTCTTATATTAATCATCAGTTTGAAAAACTAAGTTTTCTTCTTAAAACTTAAATTGTTATACATTGTTAAACatcctatatatatatatactcgtatatatattACTCACTAATTTTCTGTAAGTAAAagaatatgtatttttattaattttttcggTGCTCTCTTCTCCAGCGCTGCACTCACCTAAGAAGcccaattaaatatttgagtGCTTCTTTGATTGGCTGGTGCCAAAAGGTTGACAATTCGAAAGTGCCGCACAGTGGCCGCCAGCGCCCCATAATTAACCCCATTATTAAGGGGATACTTTGAGGCCTTTGGTGGGAGAGGGACAGTCAGCAGTTGTTTACCATCTTAACCAGCTCCAGATACCCCATCTTTACGGGCCAGATAAAGGGAAAGCAAACACGGGAGACCCTTATCGGGGTTCATCTCCATCCGCAGCTCCCACTGTGCGCGTGGGGAACACAATATGGCCAAGGCCTATAAAAACAGAAAGCCGGCCCAAGACGGCAGGTGAAACGCAGTTGCTCCGCTCGGGGCTCTTCCACTTCCACTCAAAGGTGCTGCGCTGCCCACTCAAATCTGCAGTCGTAGATACGAAAACCAGATAGCGCCGAGCGCCCAGCGATCTTCGCTCAATGGGAAAATACTGCTTTGGAGTCGAAAGCTCGAAAACGTATTCGCGTTTGCTTTTCAGTCTGCTGCCAGATCTTCG is a window of Drosophila biarmipes strain raj3 chromosome 3R, RU_DBia_V1.1, whole genome shotgun sequence DNA encoding:
- the LOC122817789 gene encoding uncharacterized protein LOC122817789 gives rise to the protein MELQRSSSISMTFNQNTAFVSRSDSQTLLLGAFEDCMEFIDLNHELFQPPAVRSSNSGGGGGGLIQSFVATGWPHLMTHVIQTPGGSQLNNNIYAVPADIASYCDANNKNIPKG
- the LOC108032108 gene encoding cellular tumor antigen p53 isoform X1, coding for MYISQPMSWHKISTDSEDDIQVANEASLGSADSAVEDASADIEPAVAVTGSELATEPMAFLQGLNSENLMQFSQQSVLREMMLQDIQSHVNTLPKLENHNVGGYNFSMVLDEPPKSHWMFSVKLNKLYIRMNKTFNVDVQFKAKMPIQPLNLRVFLCFTKDVSGPVLRCQNHLSVEPLTAQNVKMRESLLRSENPNSVYCGTAQGKGISERYSVLIPLNMCRSGNRSAGHVRQTLAFKFVCQNSCIGRKETSLVFCLENAGGDIVGQQVMDVKVCTCPKRDRNQDERQLNGKKRKSIADVTDDDEQDIKPSKMRRRTVSYKKDIKMEETESNDSHDRDTSESITDWNVSTTKDGEYRLAITCPKKEWLLQAIEGMIKEAATGVLRNPNQENLRRHANKLMALKKCASELP
- the LOC108030947 gene encoding putative gustatory receptor 94a, with the protein product MNLGSDYAHRRMVKFLTVTLIVFMTASGLLANRYRSGSRERFRFSKAYLAYALLWTTAFSLVYGRQIYKDYLQGQINLKDAITLYSYMNITVAVINYVTQMIISDHVAKMMSRVPFFDTLKSLRLDSRSLYKSITLALVKTIVFPLTLEVAFILQQRRQHPEMSLIWTVYRLFPLVISNLLNNCYFGAMVIVKEMLNALNVRLESQLQEVNLLQREDQLKMFTKYYRMQRFCSLADELDKLAHRYKLIYVHSGKYLTPMSLSMILSLICHLLGITVGFYSLYYAIADTFILGKPYDGLGSLINLVFLLISLAEVTLLSHLCNHLLVATRRSAVILQQMNLSHADRRYRQAVHSFTLLVTVTKFQIKPLGLYELDMRLISNVFSAVAMFLLILVQADLSQRFKML
- the LOC108032108 gene encoding cellular tumor antigen p53 isoform X2, which encodes MKLYQLYERKQSVLREMMLQDIQSHVNTLPKLENHNVGGYNFSMVLDEPPKSHWMFSVKLNKLYIRMNKTFNVDVQFKAKMPIQPLNLRVFLCFTKDVSGPVLRCQNHLSVEPLTAQNVKMRESLLRSENPNSVYCGTAQGKGISERYSVLIPLNMCRSGNRSAGHVRQTLAFKFVCQNSCIGRKETSLVFCLENAGGDIVGQQVMDVKVCTCPKRDRNQDERQLNGKKRKSIADVTDDDEQDIKPSKMRRRTVSYKKDIKMEETESNDSHDRDTSESITDWNVSTTKDGEYRLAITCPKKEWLLQAIEGMIKEAATGVLRNPNQENLRRHANKLMALKKCASELP